The Pseudomonas sp. FP2309 genome has a window encoding:
- a CDS encoding putative urea ABC transporter substrate-binding protein — MRNPLLSVCLAAGIALITSTSSYAAAKTDFNVCWTIYAGWMPWEYAQAQGVVDKWARKYGIHVKVTQLNDYVESINQYTAGQFDGCTMTNMDALTIPAAGGVDSTALIVSDFSNGNDGIVIKGTGKTIADLKGMDVNLVELSVSHYLLARALDTVDLREKDLKVVNTSDADITAAFNTEDVQAVTTWNPMLADITAKPNVTKVFDSSKIPGEILDMMVVNSQTLKDNPALGKVLTGAWFEVMALMKSKGPEGEAALEHMAQASGTDLAGFKSQLATTQLFYTAQEALDFAKSPELAQTMAKVANFSFEHGLLGEGAKDSSAVGMSFAQDVVRGDKGNIKLRFDPSYVQMAVDGKL, encoded by the coding sequence ATGAGAAATCCTCTGCTCTCCGTCTGCCTGGCTGCAGGCATCGCCTTGATTACAAGCACGTCTTCATACGCCGCTGCGAAGACGGATTTCAATGTGTGCTGGACGATCTATGCGGGCTGGATGCCTTGGGAGTACGCGCAGGCTCAGGGCGTAGTCGATAAGTGGGCCAGGAAATATGGCATTCACGTCAAGGTCACTCAACTCAACGACTACGTAGAGTCGATCAACCAGTACACCGCCGGCCAGTTCGATGGCTGCACCATGACCAACATGGACGCACTGACCATCCCCGCTGCAGGTGGCGTCGACAGCACTGCGCTGATTGTCAGCGATTTCTCCAACGGAAATGACGGCATTGTCATCAAAGGCACTGGCAAAACGATTGCCGACCTCAAGGGAATGGACGTCAACCTCGTTGAGCTATCGGTCTCACATTACCTGTTGGCCCGAGCCCTCGACACCGTGGATCTGCGGGAAAAAGACCTCAAAGTGGTCAACACGTCAGATGCGGATATAACCGCAGCATTCAACACCGAAGACGTTCAAGCGGTAACGACATGGAACCCGATGCTTGCCGATATCACGGCAAAGCCAAATGTCACCAAGGTCTTCGACTCCAGCAAGATCCCTGGCGAAATATTGGACATGATGGTCGTCAACAGCCAGACGCTTAAGGACAATCCCGCCCTGGGCAAAGTGCTTACCGGTGCGTGGTTCGAGGTGATGGCACTGATGAAAAGCAAAGGGCCTGAGGGCGAGGCTGCGCTGGAGCACATGGCCCAAGCCTCTGGCACCGATCTGGCTGGCTTCAAGTCACAGCTCGCGACGACTCAGCTCTTCTACACCGCCCAAGAGGCGCTTGATTTTGCGAAGAGCCCCGAGCTTGCGCAAACGATGGCCAAGGTCGCTAACTTTTCATTTGAGCACGGGCTGCTCGGAGAGGGCGCAAAAGACAGTAGCGCCGTGGGGATGAGCTTCGCTCAAGACGTCGTCCGGGGTGATAAAGGGAACATCAAACTGCGCTTCGATCCTAGCTACGTACAGATGGCCGTTGACGGCAAGCTTTGA